A genomic segment from Brevundimonas mediterranea encodes:
- a CDS encoding TonB-dependent receptor domain-containing protein, translated as MAQDATVTQADESASVEDIVVIGSRIRRDNYNAPSPTQVVTREEATLQGFASTTEALQSTAVTGGTSQINNSYGGYVTNGGPGANTIGLRGMSPSRTLVLLNGRRVSPAGSRGSVGAADLNVLPTAIIDRVEVLRDGASSVYGSDAVAGVVNIQTRNNFEGVTFEGQRNEPLEANGAGGSTRLSLTAGVRADRWRAAGSVERYERDELTLRDREFTRCQTDGFRNGQDYIDPLTGQSKCYPITTTGSNGVTINTVALGVEGPPSASGARTFIGTAGVGAPGSVGTVFNRWRPNAGVAGGVPGFEGVGGPGNDLNVRDTFEDRMLNESLISPVDITTLYGEVGYDLHALGNAEVYGEALFNQRKSSQTGYRQLSLDYAKGSPLIPDSLAFSTISGDQGLNKGQDVGARAFIGFGNDHSEQEVDFGRYVAGIKGDLFLPEWRYDAYVSYSRSKSTYTSEQFLTDRMIESLDVVETAPGQFQCAELASNPGCVAAPALNAQTIRGALPQDWVDYVFRPVTGTTEFTEKVVSIGIDGPLFSLPAGRVMGFFGAEWRESEIDDTPGLDSQLGNTYNFSTSAITRGSDSVKEVFGEIEAPILVDLPGVRELTLNGSFRYTDYDSYGDDTTYKVGLVYRPIDWVTVRGTYGTSYRAPALFEQFVGATTGFLSNTNDRCNNYGAPGVNPNRVANCTAEGLAGDFQSTNSVTVITAGGADAGLAAETSTNMTVGLVVQPPLPSGWGDLAFAVDYYEIEVENGVSRTGAAQILTRCYDSNPADFAADAGFCRLVTRDAVDNSLTVRDSYVNLATDNVKGLDYTVRYRKDVGPGTALFNLAITQYTEISNKLFAEDPLEDYTGMIDNPEFTGTADVSYAWDKWRVRYGVEWIQGTDSYAYYGEDPATSDYDLATDDYWLHNTSVQYASDGWTATLGVRNLFNDNPPTISSGVYNRVGNAPLYSGYDYLGRTAFVNLTKSF; from the coding sequence ATGGCTCAAGACGCCACCGTTACTCAGGCCGATGAGTCCGCAAGCGTCGAAGACATCGTCGTCATCGGCTCCCGTATTCGCCGTGACAACTATAACGCCCCCTCGCCGACCCAGGTCGTGACGCGCGAAGAGGCGACCCTGCAGGGCTTCGCCTCGACCACGGAGGCGCTGCAGAGCACGGCCGTCACCGGCGGCACCTCGCAGATCAACAACTCGTACGGCGGCTACGTCACCAACGGCGGCCCCGGCGCCAACACCATCGGCCTGCGCGGCATGAGCCCGAGCCGCACCCTGGTGCTGCTGAACGGCCGTCGCGTTTCGCCGGCCGGTTCGCGCGGTTCGGTCGGCGCGGCCGACCTGAACGTGCTGCCGACCGCCATCATCGACCGCGTCGAAGTGCTGCGTGACGGCGCCTCGTCGGTCTATGGTTCGGACGCCGTCGCCGGCGTGGTCAACATCCAGACCCGCAACAACTTCGAAGGCGTCACCTTTGAAGGCCAGCGCAACGAGCCGTTGGAAGCCAATGGCGCGGGCGGTTCGACCCGTCTGTCGCTGACGGCGGGCGTCCGTGCCGACCGCTGGCGCGCCGCCGGTTCGGTCGAACGCTACGAGCGTGACGAACTGACCCTGCGCGACCGCGAGTTCACGCGCTGCCAGACCGACGGCTTCCGCAACGGCCAGGACTATATCGACCCGCTGACCGGCCAGTCGAAATGCTATCCGATCACCACGACCGGCTCGAACGGCGTGACGATCAACACCGTCGCCCTGGGCGTGGAGGGTCCGCCCAGCGCCAGCGGCGCCCGGACGTTCATCGGCACGGCGGGCGTCGGCGCGCCCGGTTCCGTCGGGACGGTGTTCAATCGCTGGCGTCCGAACGCGGGCGTCGCCGGCGGCGTGCCCGGGTTTGAAGGCGTGGGCGGCCCCGGCAACGACCTCAACGTCCGCGACACCTTCGAAGACCGGATGCTGAACGAGTCGCTGATCTCGCCGGTGGACATCACCACCCTGTACGGCGAAGTCGGCTATGACCTTCACGCCCTGGGGAACGCCGAGGTCTATGGCGAAGCCCTGTTCAACCAGCGCAAGTCTTCGCAGACCGGCTATCGCCAGCTCTCGCTGGACTACGCCAAGGGCAGCCCGCTGATCCCGGACAGCCTGGCGTTCAGCACGATCTCGGGCGATCAGGGCCTGAACAAGGGCCAGGATGTCGGCGCCCGCGCCTTCATCGGCTTCGGCAACGACCATTCCGAACAGGAAGTGGACTTCGGCCGCTATGTCGCCGGCATCAAGGGCGACCTGTTCCTGCCGGAATGGCGCTATGACGCCTACGTCAGCTATTCGCGGTCCAAGTCGACCTACACCAGCGAACAGTTCCTGACCGATCGCATGATCGAGTCGCTGGACGTGGTGGAAACGGCGCCCGGCCAGTTCCAGTGCGCCGAACTGGCTTCGAACCCCGGCTGCGTCGCCGCACCCGCCCTGAACGCGCAGACCATCCGTGGCGCCTTGCCGCAGGACTGGGTCGACTATGTCTTCCGTCCGGTGACCGGCACGACCGAGTTCACCGAAAAAGTGGTTAGCATCGGCATCGACGGCCCGCTGTTCAGCCTGCCTGCCGGCCGCGTCATGGGCTTCTTCGGCGCCGAATGGCGTGAGTCCGAAATCGACGACACGCCGGGCCTGGATAGCCAGCTGGGCAACACCTACAACTTCTCGACCTCGGCCATCACGCGCGGCTCGGATTCGGTGAAGGAAGTGTTCGGCGAAATCGAAGCGCCGATCCTGGTCGACCTGCCGGGCGTCCGCGAGCTGACCCTGAACGGGTCGTTCCGCTACACCGACTATGACTCGTACGGCGACGACACGACCTACAAGGTCGGTCTGGTCTATCGTCCGATCGACTGGGTCACGGTTCGCGGCACCTACGGCACCTCGTACCGCGCCCCGGCGCTGTTCGAACAGTTCGTCGGCGCCACCACCGGCTTCCTGTCGAACACCAACGACCGCTGCAACAACTACGGCGCGCCGGGCGTGAACCCGAACCGCGTCGCCAACTGCACGGCCGAAGGCCTGGCGGGCGACTTCCAGTCGACCAACAGCGTCACGGTGATCACCGCAGGCGGCGCAGACGCCGGCCTGGCGGCCGAAACCTCGACCAACATGACCGTCGGCCTGGTCGTCCAGCCGCCGCTGCCCTCGGGCTGGGGCGATCTGGCCTTCGCCGTCGATTATTACGAGATCGAGGTCGAGAACGGCGTGTCGCGCACCGGTGCAGCCCAGATCCTGACCCGCTGCTATGACTCCAACCCGGCCGACTTCGCGGCCGACGCCGGCTTCTGCCGACTGGTCACGCGCGATGCGGTGGACAACAGCCTCACGGTCCGCGACAGCTACGTCAACCTGGCGACGGACAATGTGAAAGGCCTGGATTACACGGTCCGTTATCGCAAGGACGTCGGCCCCGGCACGGCGTTGTTCAACCTGGCGATCACCCAGTACACGGAAATCTCGAACAAGCTGTTCGCCGAAGATCCGCTGGAAGACTACACCGGCATGATCGACAATCCGGAGTTCACCGGAACGGCCGACGTCTCCTACGCCTGGGACAAGTGGCGCGTGCGCTACGGTGTCGAATGGATCCAGGGCACCGACAGCTACGCCTACTACGGGGAAGATCCGGCTACGTCGGACTACGACCTCGCGACCGATGACTACTGGCTGCACAACACTTCGGTCCAGTATGCGTCCGATGGTTGGACCGCCACGCTCGGCGTTCGCAACCTGTTCAACGACAACCCGCCGACCATCTCGTCGGGCGTGTACAACCGGGTCGGCAACGCCCCGCTGTACTCGGGCTATGACTACCTGGGCCGCACGGCCTTCGTGAACCTGACCAAGTCCTTCTAG
- a CDS encoding PadR family transcriptional regulator, producing MSQDEELLFESLRLELRRGSLILAVLASLRREQYGYSLRVALGEVGVEMEESTLYPLLRRLESQGLLDSEWREEERRKKRFYRLSPRGEAMLARLAAEWRGLSASLEKML from the coding sequence TTGAGCCAGGATGAGGAACTGCTGTTCGAGAGTCTGCGGCTGGAGCTGCGGCGGGGGTCGTTGATCCTGGCCGTGCTGGCGAGCTTGCGGCGCGAGCAATACGGCTATTCGCTGCGGGTCGCCCTGGGCGAGGTCGGGGTCGAGATGGAGGAGAGCACCCTGTATCCGCTGCTGCGCCGGCTGGAGAGCCAGGGGCTGCTGGACAGCGAGTGGCGCGAGGAGGAGCGGCGCAAGAAGCGGTTCTACCGCCTGTCGCCGCGCGGGGAGGCCATGCTGGCGCGGCTGGCGGCCGAATGGCGGGGCCTGTCGGCCTCGCTGGAGAAGATGCTGTGA
- a CDS encoding TonB-dependent receptor domain-containing protein: MRGALLAGTVLAGVMGSVGAAAAQEAEGSQAAEVGEIVVTGSRIRRDATTAATPLIQIGQEEVLQSGESNVIDFLADIPALSFSQVPEDTTGSNLNDGGLSLLNLRGLGSARTLVLVDGRRHVGSSPGSLAVDVDTIPRLLIENVEVITGGAAAVYGADAVSGVVNFTLRKDFDGLEVDASLAEVNQDGQMSERLSALWGGKFLEDRLNVYVSGEYQRSDEVLDRDVDWRREGWGFISNDADPSSASSDGVIDLILVNNLRTYIRGTDRGGITILSTGVQRSPASDPDVPFATCSATSFSANCFSVAPTNNPNNSYLYTDAGASQAVVFGPIRQQTGLSRTVSNGGLGQNPNTEQGQNSRLPESENYRFQTGFNFKLTDSIEAFGEAKYVKEETYDAGQRVFHDFNIRQFAPGTVGAITATSAFEIGLDNAYLAEDVRLAITNNRRQVYNSAGVLTGTVADPRAQHKLYGPSRTQENTRELQRYVLGLRGDAPDFGFVRNIRWEAAYTYGQMDNENVELGVDIVRYQAAADAVVDTAGIVNGRAGEVVCRVQLLNAQGVAVPNASLTSGGVTTTYSRQGDVISDCTPVRVFGAGGFSQEALDYIQASIKVEDQNKQHDFVAFTGGDLWDFWGAGPIGAVVGYEYRKEITSGIGRDRDRAGRLLFLNSGADFKEASYDTNEMFAELQVPIMRDTWLGRSMDINGAYRFSDYSNVGEQETYSLGVTYRPFDQLLLRATKSTAIRVPNLSETNEPLGQTFANGFSDPCSATVINNLADRSIAANRIANCGALASAAGLDLNFADLGATNAYLPNYGSGSVPGLAGGNQFLQPETSESFSYGFAWTPDYLLPNLAITMDYYDIEINDAIDSVSAQAAANQCVSGDQVNTLACLTQTRDATSFQVTSFIQGSLNYAALTAKGVDFSARWGGDLFRFGGRGWGSFRHAIRGNWLIEQVDYVNIDDPADGTDYQDTVGSPRVRFLSTLTWSPTDTLSFSWDWDWQASQEIEDIDNILANPDRYESLKYIETGDFSQHDFSVRWDVRDDVTLRAGVVNAFDAEPARWLGNTTADNFDLFGRRFFISANFRSF, encoded by the coding sequence TTGCGTGGGGCCCTTCTGGCCGGAACAGTGCTGGCCGGAGTGATGGGGAGTGTCGGCGCCGCCGCCGCGCAGGAGGCCGAAGGCTCGCAGGCTGCCGAAGTTGGGGAGATCGTCGTCACCGGGTCGCGCATCCGCCGCGACGCCACCACCGCCGCGACGCCCCTGATCCAGATCGGCCAGGAAGAGGTTTTGCAATCGGGTGAATCTAACGTCATCGACTTCCTCGCCGACATTCCCGCGCTTTCATTCTCTCAAGTGCCGGAAGACACTACAGGATCGAACCTGAACGATGGCGGCCTGTCGCTGCTGAACCTGCGCGGCTTGGGCTCGGCTCGTACGCTGGTCCTGGTCGATGGCCGTCGCCATGTCGGGTCCTCGCCCGGTTCTCTGGCCGTCGATGTCGATACGATTCCGCGTCTTTTGATCGAGAACGTCGAAGTGATCACCGGCGGTGCTGCGGCCGTTTACGGTGCAGACGCCGTGTCGGGCGTGGTCAACTTCACGCTGCGCAAGGATTTCGACGGGCTCGAGGTCGATGCATCGCTGGCCGAGGTCAACCAAGACGGACAGATGAGCGAGCGGCTCTCCGCCCTGTGGGGGGGCAAGTTCCTGGAAGATCGTCTGAACGTCTATGTCTCTGGCGAGTATCAGCGCAGCGACGAGGTATTGGACCGCGATGTCGACTGGCGTCGGGAGGGCTGGGGTTTCATCAGCAACGACGCAGACCCGTCCTCAGCGTCCAGCGACGGCGTCATCGATCTGATCCTGGTCAACAACCTGCGCACCTATATTCGCGGCACAGACCGAGGCGGGATCACGATTCTGTCCACCGGCGTGCAACGTAGCCCCGCCAGCGATCCGGACGTGCCGTTCGCGACCTGCTCGGCCACCTCGTTCTCGGCGAACTGCTTCTCGGTCGCGCCGACCAACAATCCGAACAACAGCTATCTGTATACCGACGCCGGCGCCTCGCAGGCTGTGGTGTTCGGCCCGATTCGCCAGCAGACGGGTCTGTCGCGCACCGTCAGCAACGGGGGGCTGGGTCAGAACCCCAATACCGAGCAGGGCCAGAACAGCCGCCTTCCGGAATCGGAGAACTACCGCTTCCAGACCGGCTTCAACTTCAAGCTGACCGATTCCATCGAGGCCTTCGGAGAGGCCAAGTACGTCAAGGAAGAAACCTATGACGCCGGTCAGCGGGTATTCCACGACTTCAACATCCGCCAGTTCGCGCCGGGCACGGTCGGGGCGATCACGGCGACGTCGGCGTTCGAGATCGGGCTGGACAACGCCTATCTGGCGGAAGATGTGCGCCTGGCGATCACGAATAACCGCCGGCAAGTCTATAACTCGGCCGGGGTTCTGACCGGAACGGTCGCCGACCCGCGCGCCCAGCACAAGCTGTATGGCCCATCCCGGACTCAGGAAAACACCCGCGAACTGCAGCGTTATGTGCTGGGTCTGCGGGGCGATGCGCCGGACTTCGGCTTCGTGCGCAATATTCGGTGGGAAGCGGCCTATACCTATGGCCAGATGGACAATGAAAACGTCGAACTGGGCGTGGATATCGTTCGTTATCAGGCGGCCGCTGACGCGGTGGTTGACACCGCTGGCATCGTCAACGGCCGTGCGGGCGAGGTGGTCTGCCGCGTGCAACTGCTGAACGCCCAAGGCGTCGCCGTGCCGAACGCAAGCCTCACCAGCGGCGGCGTCACCACGACCTATTCGCGCCAGGGCGACGTCATCAGCGACTGCACCCCTGTGCGGGTGTTCGGCGCCGGCGGCTTCTCGCAAGAGGCGCTGGATTATATTCAGGCTTCGATCAAGGTCGAAGATCAGAACAAGCAGCACGATTTCGTCGCCTTTACCGGCGGCGATCTGTGGGACTTCTGGGGCGCCGGTCCGATCGGTGCGGTCGTCGGTTACGAGTACCGCAAGGAGATCACCAGCGGCATCGGGCGTGATCGGGACCGCGCAGGGCGTCTGCTGTTCCTGAACAGCGGCGCGGATTTCAAGGAAGCGTCGTATGACACCAACGAGATGTTCGCCGAGCTTCAGGTCCCGATCATGCGCGACACCTGGTTGGGCCGGTCTATGGACATCAACGGGGCTTACCGCTTCTCCGACTATTCCAACGTCGGCGAACAGGAGACGTATAGCCTGGGCGTAACCTATCGTCCGTTCGACCAACTGCTGCTGCGCGCCACCAAATCGACCGCGATCCGCGTGCCGAACCTCAGCGAGACCAACGAGCCGCTGGGGCAGACCTTCGCCAACGGCTTCTCGGATCCTTGCAGTGCGACCGTCATCAACAATCTGGCTGACCGCTCGATCGCGGCCAACCGGATCGCCAACTGCGGCGCGCTTGCCTCGGCTGCCGGTCTGGATCTGAACTTCGCCGACCTGGGCGCGACGAACGCCTATCTGCCGAACTACGGCAGCGGTTCGGTGCCCGGCCTGGCGGGCGGTAACCAATTCCTGCAGCCCGAGACTTCGGAAAGCTTCAGCTACGGCTTCGCCTGGACGCCGGACTACCTGCTGCCGAACCTCGCGATCACGATGGATTACTACGATATCGAGATCAACGACGCCATCGACTCGGTGAGCGCTCAGGCGGCCGCAAACCAGTGCGTCAGCGGCGATCAGGTCAATACTCTGGCCTGCTTGACCCAGACGCGGGACGCAACCAGCTTCCAGGTGACCAGCTTCATCCAGGGCTCGCTCAACTATGCGGCGTTGACGGCTAAGGGCGTCGATTTCTCGGCCCGATGGGGCGGCGATCTGTTCCGCTTCGGCGGGCGTGGATGGGGCTCGTTCCGTCACGCCATCCGCGGCAACTGGCTGATCGAACAGGTCGATTACGTGAACATCGACGATCCGGCGGACGGTACGGATTATCAGGACACCGTCGGTTCGCCGCGCGTGCGCTTCTTGTCCACCCTGACCTGGTCGCCGACGGACACCCTGTCGTTCAGCTGGGACTGGGACTGGCAGGCCAGCCAAGAAATCGAGGACATCGACAATATCCTGGCCAATCCGGACCGCTACGAGAGCCTGAAGTACATCGAGACGGGCGATTTCAGCCAACACGATTTCTCGGTGCGTTGGGATGTGCGGGACGACGTCACCCTGCGTGCAGGCGTGGTCAACGCCTTCGACGCGGAGCCGGCGCGCTGGCTCGGTAATACGACGGCGGATAACTTCGATCTGTTCGGCCGACGCTTCTTCATCAGCGCAAACTTCCGCAGCTTCTAA
- the uvrB gene encoding excinuclease ABC subunit UvrB, whose amino-acid sequence MNRSSTPKPAAAKPAKPVHTPDPGVREAAAAFKRDTGKMPMFAPVTGPRLTPEEPVAAPADWVPHRPSHEGKKKGGRFRLETQYTPAGDQPAAIAELVAQAEAGDRDQVLLGVTGSGKTFTMAKVIEQTQRPALILAPNKTLAAQLYSEFKSFFPDNAVEYFVSYYDYYQPEAYVPRTDTYIEKDSSINEQIDRMRHSATRAILEREDVIVVASVSCIYGIGSVETYTAMTFTLKVGDQIDEAKLRADLIALQYKRNDLNFDRGMFRKRGDVIEIFPVHLEDRAWRISLFGDELEAIQEFDPLTGKKTADLTEITVYAASHYVTPRPTLNQATQGIKAELKETLDWMIENGKLLEAQRLEQRTRFDLEMMEATGSCAGIENYSRWLTGRAPGEPPPTFFEYIPDNALLFVDESHVTIGQINGMFRGDYRRKSTLAEYGFRLPSCIDNRPLKFEEWEAMRPQTVHVSATPGAWEMDQAGGVFVEQVIRPTGLIDPPVEIRPVSGQTRNQVDDVIDEVKATTRAGYRSLVTTLTKKMAEDLTEYMHEQGIRVRYMHSDVDTLERIEILRDLRLGSFDCLIGINLLREGLDIPECGLVAILDADKEGFLRSETSLIQTIGRAARNIDGRVILYADRMTGSMERAIAETDRRRERQMAYNTEHGITPESVKRDIKELMDSPYESREMDRLTRPGVAEASKPFVGSNFQAALKDLEGRMREAASNLEFEEAGRLRDEIKRMKLLDLEFANEALTGAGEEVDRSAPKKWRAEAAAEKAEAFRKGRL is encoded by the coding sequence ATGAACCGTTCTTCGACGCCGAAGCCCGCCGCCGCCAAGCCCGCCAAGCCCGTGCACACGCCCGACCCCGGCGTGCGCGAGGCCGCCGCCGCCTTCAAGCGCGACACCGGGAAAATGCCGATGTTCGCCCCGGTCACCGGCCCGCGCCTGACGCCGGAGGAGCCCGTCGCCGCCCCCGCCGACTGGGTGCCCCACCGCCCCTCGCACGAGGGCAAGAAGAAGGGCGGCCGCTTCCGGCTCGAGACCCAATACACCCCCGCCGGCGACCAGCCCGCCGCCATCGCCGAACTGGTGGCCCAGGCCGAGGCGGGCGACCGCGACCAGGTGCTGCTGGGCGTCACCGGCTCGGGCAAGACCTTCACCATGGCCAAGGTCATCGAACAGACCCAGCGCCCGGCCCTGATCCTGGCCCCCAACAAGACCCTGGCGGCCCAGCTCTACTCCGAATTCAAGTCATTCTTCCCGGACAACGCCGTCGAATATTTCGTCAGCTACTACGACTACTACCAGCCTGAAGCATATGTACCAAGAACTGATACATATATCGAGAAGGACTCGTCCATAAACGAGCAGATCGACCGGATGCGGCATTCGGCGACGCGGGCGATCCTGGAGCGGGAGGATGTGATCGTCGTGGCCTCCGTCTCCTGCATCTACGGCATCGGGTCGGTCGAGACCTATACGGCCATGACCTTCACCCTGAAGGTGGGGGACCAGATCGACGAGGCGAAGCTGCGGGCCGATCTGATCGCGCTGCAGTACAAGCGCAACGACCTGAACTTCGACCGCGGCATGTTCCGCAAACGCGGCGACGTCATCGAAATCTTCCCGGTCCACCTCGAGGACCGCGCCTGGCGCATCAGCCTGTTCGGCGACGAGCTGGAGGCGATCCAGGAGTTCGACCCCCTGACCGGCAAGAAGACCGCCGACCTGACCGAGATCACCGTCTACGCCGCCAGCCACTATGTGACCCCGCGCCCGACGCTGAACCAGGCCACCCAGGGCATCAAGGCCGAGCTGAAGGAGACGCTGGACTGGATGATCGAGAACGGCAAACTGCTCGAGGCCCAGCGCCTGGAACAACGCACCCGTTTCGACCTGGAGATGATGGAGGCCACCGGCAGCTGCGCCGGCATCGAGAACTACTCCCGCTGGCTGACCGGCCGCGCCCCCGGCGAGCCCCCGCCCACCTTCTTCGAATATATCCCCGACAACGCCCTGCTGTTCGTGGACGAGAGCCACGTCACCATCGGCCAGATCAACGGCATGTTCCGCGGCGACTACCGCCGCAAATCCACCCTGGCGGAATACGGCTTCCGCCTGCCCTCCTGCATCGACAACCGCCCGCTGAAGTTCGAGGAATGGGAGGCCATGCGCCCCCAGACCGTCCACGTCAGCGCCACCCCCGGCGCCTGGGAGATGGACCAGGCCGGCGGCGTCTTCGTCGAACAGGTCATCCGCCCCACCGGCCTGATCGACCCGCCCGTCGAGATCCGCCCGGTCTCGGGCCAGACCCGCAACCAGGTCGACGACGTCATCGACGAGGTCAAGGCCACCACCCGCGCCGGCTACCGTTCCCTGGTCACCACCCTGACCAAGAAGATGGCCGAGGACCTGACCGAATATATGCATGAACAGGGGATCCGCGTCCGCTACATGCACTCCGACGTCGACACGCTTGAGCGGATCGAGATCCTGCGCGACCTGCGTCTGGGATCCTTCGACTGTCTGATCGGCATCAACCTGCTGCGCGAGGGGCTGGACATCCCCGAGTGCGGCCTGGTCGCCATCCTGGACGCGGACAAGGAGGGCTTCCTGCGCTCCGAGACCTCATTGATCCAGACCATCGGCCGCGCCGCGCGCAACATCGACGGCCGCGTCATCCTGTACGCCGACCGCATGACCGGCAGTATGGAGCGCGCCATCGCCGAGACCGACCGCCGCCGCGAACGCCAGATGGCCTATAATACCGAACACGGCATCACGCCCGAAAGCGTCAAGCGCGACATCAAGGAGCTGATGGACAGCCCCTATGAGTCCCGCGAGATGGACCGCCTGACCCGCCCCGGCGTCGCCGAAGCCTCCAAACCCTTCGTCGGCTCAAACTTCCAGGCCGCCCTCAAGGACCTGGAAGGCCGCATGCGCGAAGCCGCCTCCAACCTGGAGTTCGAGGAAGCCGGCCGCCTGCGCGACGAGATCAAGCGCATGAAGCTGCTGGACCTGGAATTCGCCAACGAGGCCCTGACGGGGGCGGGCGAAGAGGTGGACCGGTCGGCGCCGAAGAAGTGGCGCGCGGAAGCGGCGGCGGAGAAGGCGGAGGCGTTTAGGAAGGGGCGGCTGTAG
- a CDS encoding HAAS signaling domain-containing protein: MDLVESYLKAVAAQLPKATRDDIVAELRDEIMGRLEALEDRLGRAPSDDEVEALLREVGHPLTVAARYRSGPQALIGPELYPWWLFAVKTALLVMACVTLIGLAARVLAGDIYAGQAIGQAFASLFSGAVSVIGVVTLIGFVLERQEKKPDFIARWRVKDLGLFELGGDIDAETWGQRLARGGATLREGAAAKSGPAVRKSAEMSPAARAVSSAIAWGVLLLWWTGLLPMASIRPEELAGVVDGVDYGRILVQVVDAAYWPVTLFVVARILFDLTRAASGGNVRLTALGDMAFGAAAAWGVAWLWFWSPLTPVIWVGTVTEFAERARALFHPTADDAGGLAAILMIIVVWAFLAEIWRILRAAGRLVVGR, encoded by the coding sequence ATGGACCTGGTTGAATCCTATCTGAAGGCCGTGGCGGCCCAGTTGCCGAAGGCGACGCGCGACGACATCGTCGCCGAGCTGCGCGACGAGATCATGGGCCGGCTCGAGGCGCTGGAGGACCGGCTGGGCCGGGCGCCGAGCGACGACGAGGTCGAGGCCCTGCTGCGCGAGGTCGGCCATCCGCTGACGGTGGCGGCGCGTTATCGGTCGGGGCCGCAGGCGCTGATCGGGCCGGAGCTGTATCCGTGGTGGCTGTTCGCGGTGAAGACGGCGCTGCTGGTGATGGCGTGCGTCACCCTGATCGGACTGGCGGCGCGGGTGCTGGCCGGCGACATCTACGCGGGTCAGGCCATAGGCCAGGCCTTCGCCAGCCTGTTCAGCGGGGCGGTGTCGGTGATCGGGGTCGTGACCCTGATCGGCTTCGTGCTGGAGCGGCAGGAGAAGAAGCCCGACTTCATCGCCAGATGGCGGGTCAAGGATCTGGGCCTGTTCGAACTGGGCGGCGATATCGACGCCGAGACCTGGGGCCAGAGGCTGGCGCGCGGCGGGGCGACGCTGCGTGAAGGCGCGGCCGCCAAGTCGGGGCCGGCGGTGCGCAAGAGCGCCGAGATGTCGCCGGCCGCGCGGGCGGTGTCCAGCGCCATCGCCTGGGGCGTGCTGCTGCTGTGGTGGACCGGCCTGTTGCCGATGGCCTCGATCCGGCCGGAGGAACTGGCCGGGGTGGTGGACGGCGTCGACTACGGCCGGATCCTGGTCCAGGTCGTCGATGCGGCCTACTGGCCCGTGACCCTGTTCGTCGTGGCGCGGATCCTGTTCGACCTGACGCGGGCGGCGTCGGGGGGGAATGTGCGGCTGACGGCCCTGGGCGACATGGCTTTCGGCGCCGCAGCGGCCTGGGGCGTGGCGTGGCTGTGGTTCTGGTCGCCGCTGACGCCGGTGATCTGGGTCGGGACGGTGACGGAGTTCGCCGAACGGGCGCGGGCGCTGTTCCATCCCACGGCGGACGACGCGGGCGGTCTGGCGGCGATCCTGATGATCATCGTGGTCTGGGCCTTCCTGGCCGAGATCTGGCGGATCCTGCGGGCGGCGGGGCGACTGGTCGTCGGCCGGTAA